One Nostoc punctiforme PCC 73102 DNA window includes the following coding sequences:
- a CDS encoding AAA-like domain-containing protein — MYKTKRKRGVVLTSTGIKRLQSAILSVEIVENKGEHLSLEEISSRVNVSTRTLSKLWSLSESVDQKTIKLCFSAFNIELHSQDYTIVNKANETETSELLSITNIEEDLSQRSELTSFVEEHHTQTEQIENLWSYPDGPVPLDSHFYIERPPLERKVYREVTTSGCVIRIKSPKQMGKSSLVLRLCAFAQKLGYQTVNLNCYQFDSECLTDLNKLLRRLCWKIATQLGIDPNLKEKWNEEIGYNLSSGFYLENYLLEQCQSPVVLVLNEIDRFFEYPHICQEFFALLRSWCEEARHNPNWQKLRLVMVYSTEDYISMDINLSPFNIGLPIRLNDFTQPQVEDLARRYSLDSFKAKDFAQLMSLVGGHPALIQISLYYLRSHEMTLQEIVEDAIANGGIYRDHLWRQLIKLQENPRLAKAYAEILAATQSISLNPIDTYKLEGLGLIRFEGDRILPRYGLYQAYFAKQLSTIA; from the coding sequence ATGTATAAAACTAAACGCAAACGTGGAGTTGTACTAACTTCTACAGGAATTAAACGGTTACAATCAGCAATTCTTTCTGTGGAGATAGTAGAAAATAAAGGCGAACACTTGAGTTTAGAAGAAATAAGTTCGCGCGTTAATGTTTCTACTAGAACTTTGAGTAAATTATGGTCTTTAAGTGAAAGTGTAGATCAAAAAACTATAAAACTCTGCTTTAGCGCTTTTAATATAGAATTACATAGCCAAGACTACACCATAGTCAACAAAGCAAATGAGACTGAAACATCTGAGTTATTGTCTATTACAAATATAGAAGAAGATTTATCTCAACGTTCCGAATTAACCTCATTTGTCGAAGAACATCATACACAAACTGAACAGATAGAAAATCTTTGGTCATACCCGGATGGCCCCGTACCTTTAGATTCTCACTTTTATATTGAACGTCCTCCACTAGAGAGAAAGGTTTATCGAGAAGTAACTACTAGTGGCTGCGTGATTCGGATTAAATCCCCCAAACAGATGGGTAAAAGTTCTCTTGTGTTGCGGCTTTGTGCCTTTGCACAGAAACTTGGATATCAGACTGTGAATCTGAATTGCTACCAATTCGATAGTGAGTGTCTAACTGATTTAAATAAACTGTTGCGTCGTCTTTGCTGGAAAATTGCAACTCAATTAGGTATTGACCCCAACCTCAAGGAAAAGTGGAATGAAGAAATTGGCTACAACTTGAGTAGCGGCTTCTATTTAGAAAACTATTTGCTCGAGCAATGTCAAAGCCCAGTGGTTTTAGTGTTGAATGAAATTGACCGTTTTTTTGAATATCCTCACATTTGTCAAGAGTTTTTTGCTTTGTTGAGGTCATGGTGTGAGGAAGCACGACACAATCCCAACTGGCAAAAGCTGAGGTTAGTAATGGTTTACTCAACCGAAGACTATATCTCTATGGATATTAACCTCTCTCCTTTTAATATTGGTCTACCTATTCGTCTGAACGATTTTACTCAACCACAAGTAGAAGATTTAGCTAGGCGGTATAGTTTAGACTCGTTTAAAGCTAAAGATTTTGCCCAACTAATGTCACTAGTAGGAGGACATCCAGCACTAATTCAGATTAGTTTGTACTATCTTAGGTCTCACGAAATGACCCTGCAAGAAATAGTAGAGGATGCGATCGCCAATGGTGGCATCTACCGCGATCATTTATGGCGACAGTTGATCAAACTGCAAGAAAATCCTAGATTGGCAAAGGCTTATGCTGAAATTCTGGCAGCAACGCAAAGTATTTCTCTTAATCCTATTGACACTTATAAGCTTGAAGGTTTGGGATTAATTCGCTTTGAGGGCGATCGCATCTTACCCCGCTACGGACTCTACCAGGCCTATTTTGCAAAACAGCTATCGACAATTGCTTGA